The Brassica napus cultivar Da-Ae chromosome C7, Da-Ae, whole genome shotgun sequence genome has a segment encoding these proteins:
- the LOC106375617 gene encoding gibberellin 2-beta-dioxygenase 2: MVVLSQPVALDNHISVIPTYKPVPVLTSHSIPVVDLTHPEAKTLIVKACEEFGFFKVVNHGVCPDLMTRLEQEAVGFFALPQSLKNQAGPPEPYGYGSKRIGPNGDVGWIEYILLNANPQLSSAKTSAVFSQSPLIFREAVEEYMKEVKEVSCKVLEMITEGLGIEPRDSLSKMVRDEKSDSCLRLNHYPTAEEEAEKMVKLGFGEHTDPQIISVLRSNNTSGLQICMKDGSWVAVPPDHSSFFINVGDALQVMTNGRFKSVKHKVLADTRKSRVSMIYFGGPTLSQKITPLPSLVPKQEDWLYKEFTWSQYKSSAYKSKLGDYRLGLFERQPLLTHRSNV, translated from the exons ATGGTGGTTTTATCACAGCCAGTCGCTTTAGATAATCACATATCAGTAATCCCAACATACAAGCCAGTTCCGGTTCTAACATCCCATTCAATCCCCGTCGTGGACCTAACCCACCCAGAAGCCAAAACCCTTATCGTGAAAGCTTGTGAGGAGTTTGGTTTCTTCAAGGTTGTCAACCACGGAGTGTGCCCTGACCTCATGACCCGGTTAGAGCAGGAAGCTGTCGGCTTCTTCGCCTTGCCTCAGTCTCTCAAAAACCAGGCCGGTCCACCTGAACCGTACGGCTATGGTAGTAAACGGATTGGACCAAACGGTGACGTGGGGTGGATTGAGTATATCCTCCTCAATGCTAACCCTCAGCTCTCGTCAGCCAAAACCTCTGCCGTTTTCAGTCAAAGCCCACTAATTTTCCG tgaggCAGTGGAGGAATACATGAAAGAGGTGAAGGAAGTGTCGTGCAAAGTGTTGGAGATGATAACTGAAGGATTGGGGATAGAGCCAAGGGACAGTCTGAGTAAGATGGTGAGAGATGAGAAGAGTGACTCGTGCCTGAGACTGAACCACTATCCGACGGCGGAGGAAGAGGCGGAGAAGATGGTGAAGTTAGGTTTTGGGGAACACACAGACCCACAGATCATCTCAGTGCTAAGGTCCAATAACACATCGGGTCTTCAAATCTGTATGAAAGATGGAAGCTGGGTCGCTGTCCCTCCTGATCACTCATCTTTCTTCATTAATGTTGGAGATGCTCTTCAG GTTATGACAAACGGAAGGTTCAAGAGTGTAAAACACAAAGTATTAGCTGATACAAGGAAATCGAGAGTCTCGATGATATATTTTGGAGGACCAACACTGAGCCAGAAGATCACGCCATTGCCATCTCTTGTACCTAAGCAAGAGGATTGGCTTTACAAAGAATTCACTTGGTCTCAATACAAATCTTCTGCTTACAAGTCTAAGCTTGGTGATTATAGGCTTGGTCTCTTTGAGAGACAACCTCTTCTCACTCATAGGTCTAATGTATGA